A region of the Candidatus Limnocylindrales bacterium genome:
GACTTCGACGAGGTTTTTGTAGGCGGGATGGTTGATGTTGATCTTGATGAGAATCTCTCCTGCGACCGGACGCACGGTAAAAAACGACCGGCCTTCGAGATTCGCCTCCGCAAATGTGTACTTGATCCCCGACTCGATCGTCCGTGCGGCGAGCTCGCGTGCCTGCTCTTCGCCGAGACCAGTATCGACCAGTTCCTGCGTCAGGGTTGCGGTTCGCTCCGCCTCAGGAAGTTGCTCGTCGGCATCGCTGAAGCCCTCGTGGCCTTCGAGTTGCCGTTCCCTGGTTACTTCAGTGGCCTGAACCTCGGGAGCATTCGGATCGTAACGTTTGCGACCTTTACCAGTGCCCTTGTGCTGAACTTTGATCAGGTTGCGGAGAGTGCCGAGACGGCGGTCGATTAGCGAGATTATATCCATGAGTGGAAGCGTGGGATCCTCGTCTTCCTTGAGATTGTCCAAACGCTCAGTCAGCGAGGTTTCGCCGCCGGAGAGCAGGCTCTTGATATTCGAGGCGACCTCCGAAAAATGTCGTGCAGCCTGCTTGTTGTTCGTGACGCCAAAGAGCTCGTCCAGGCTGGGAGGGAAGTCTACCTCCACGCCCCACCATCTTTCTCGGGGGTCGTAGCCATTAACCAAAGCTTGGTCCATGTCGAGTTCCCGATCTGCACGGACCAGCGAGACCCCAATATTCCTCGCCGCGTGCTTGCCATAATCGGTGGCGCCTGCGTTAGGGCGGTTGCGTGCTTCCTCTCGTGCGAAACTAAAGCGGATCTTTACAGTGTGACAAACCCCCTGGAATTCAATCTCCATTGGGATTTCGTAGTTATCGCCGTCGTGCTGGAACAGCGGTTCATTATCGTACGGAGCGGGCGTGGAGCTTGGAACCATTAAGTACATCGGATCGTTCGCGACAGCGTAGTCATCGATTGTCATCGTAGTCGGATCGTCCTTCACGAAAGCGGCGAGGCGAATGGCCACGCGCCCGTCGTGTAGGAAGCGTCTGTACATACGCCCTATCAGGAATTCGGAGTTGCGGATCACGCTTAGGGCAGTGCGCCACATGCACCGATCAAGTACCGACCACACCACCAGTGTACCGGATCGGGCCACGCTTCTCGCCACGGAGGTCCAGAGCTCGGGTAGTGCGCGTGGAGTTGGTGCCGGCACCTCACGCATTCGCGAGCGGGCCACCTCTTCAAGATCGATATAGCTGTACACCGAAGACGCCGGACCATCCGTCCATGACCAGACCTCGACCTTCTTACATTGGCTTATCGACGCGGATGGTAGCCCCATTCCGAAACGTCCAATGCCATTTCGATCGCCAAGATGGGTACCATTGCCGAATTGGAGCGCCATTCTCAGTACCTTGGCATCCATCCCTGAACCGTTGTCCAAGACCGCCACGTGAGCAATCCGTCGTCGTACCCGGTGCTGCACAAGCTCCTCATCCTCGCAGCAGAGGAGCTCGACTGATGTCGCCCCCGCCTGTATCGAGTTGTCAATGAGTTCCGCAACCGCATAGGCCGTATTGCGATAGCCGTTGTCGCGCATTGCTTGCACGGCGAGGTGGGTCGGTACTAGGTCAAAAGCGAGCGAATCGGCCATCACCAAACATCCTCCCAATTCATGAATGCGTCGCTCATACGCCCGAACCCGGGCAGAGCTGTATCTACTATCGTAATGATTGTAGCCCGCGCGTTTCCACCGGCCTTAGGACCGCGCGTCGCCCGGCCGACCATCTGACTGTACAGCACAAGGGACTTGGTCGGCCGTGCAATGACTGCAGCACTAGTCCGGGGTGCATCGAAACCTGTTGTCAGCACGCCATAGTTGCAGAGGACCATGGGTGTTGGTGTAGAACTCCGAAATTTTGTGACCAACCGATGACGCTCGTTGGCCGACGTGGCAGCAGTGACAGCGGCGGCGTCTTTGCCGCGCGCCTCTAGGACCGTAGCTAACAGACGTGCGTGTGCAACAGTTGCTGCAAAAACCAACACACGCGCGTGTTGTGCAAGCAACGACTCTACTTTTGCAATAATTACGAGGTTGCGCTGGTCGTCTTCCGCGAGCTTCTCTAAGACCGACTCAGGTACGTCGAGCGATTCCGACAATTTCGCGAGATCATCTGTCGTCAACGTTGGGCCGCCACCGTAGCTCAACGATTCGAAAGATGGGCGCGCTAGGTACCCCTCATCAATCAAGTAGTCCACCGGATTCGGGTATCCGGGAACCTCAAGCGAGACCTTGTTTCTGTGAAAGAAATTTGCCAGCTCAATGTCTTTGTCTGGGTCGTTCCATGTTCGACCGGGAGTAGCGGTCAGGCCTAACAATTTGGATCCGGGGTTACGGTCTACGAGTACTTCAAGAACTAGACGATACGACTCTGCGATCGCTTGGTGTGCCTCGTCGATAATCACCAGAGATGCGCGATCAGCGAGGCGAACAATGAAATCCATATCCCGCTTGGCTGTCGCGTAGGTCTTGCCAAGACCCGCGACCATAAAACCATCGTGGACGTCGGGAATAGAAAGCGAGCGGGTGCCCCAGTATCGGTAGATACGGATGGGTCGGTCCCCCAGCGCTTTCCATGCCGCCTCAAATTCGGATGCAGCTTGGTCACAGAGCTCCTCGCTGTATGCCAACCACACAGTGAGACACGGTTCGCGACCTCGTAGCTCATTAGCTACGAGGTGCATAGCAGTACGCGTCTTCCCTGCGCCGGTCGGCATGTGTAGCAAAACGCGATGCGGACTGCTTCGCAGAAAAAGTTGAGCCTTGCGCACTGCCACACGCTGGTGAGCGAATAGCGCATAATCGCATACGGATTCGCCGATCGCAGGGCGTTGTTCGATTGGATCGACAGGCGTAGGGGGGACCCCGAAGAAGTCAAAAATCAGACGTTCTTTATGCGAACCTTTCGGAATACGGAGATTTCGGAGGAATGCGTAAGCGTCAGGGCTATGACCACCGAGCACCGCGGCCAGTGTCTCGGCGATGTCGGGCGGCAGGAGGTCGAGGAGCTCGCGTCTGGCATCCGGGTCGCGGAGAAGTTCGTCGGCGGGACGAAAGGACGTCACCAAGCCCCGTAGACGGCGAGGACGCGCGAGAGACGGGTCGAGGAGAT
Encoded here:
- a CDS encoding ATP-binding protein; its protein translation is MADSLAFDLVPTHLAVQAMRDNGYRNTAYAVAELIDNSIQAGATSVELLCCEDEELVQHRVRRRIAHVAVLDNGSGMDAKVLRMALQFGNGTHLGDRNGIGRFGMGLPSASISQCKKVEVWSWTDGPASSVYSYIDLEEVARSRMREVPAPTPRALPELWTSVARSVARSGTLVVWSVLDRCMWRTALSVIRNSEFLIGRMYRRFLHDGRVAIRLAAFVKDDPTTMTIDDYAVANDPMYLMVPSSTPAPYDNEPLFQHDGDNYEIPMEIEFQGVCHTVKIRFSFAREEARNRPNAGATDYGKHAARNIGVSLVRADRELDMDQALVNGYDPRERWWGVEVDFPPSLDELFGVTNNKQAARHFSEVASNIKSLLSGGETSLTERLDNLKEDEDPTLPLMDIISLIDRRLGTLRNLIKVQHKGTGKGRKRYDPNAPEVQATEVTRERQLEGHEGFSDADEQLPEAERTATLTQELVDTGLGEEQARELAARTIESGIKYTFAEANLEGRSFFTVRPVAGEILIKININHPAYKNLVEVLEEDVDDDLSPEHLRERLTRANRGLKLLLMAWARYEDEQPSEEKREEIQDIRTDWGRVAARFLRNT
- a CDS encoding DEAD/DEAH box helicase yields the protein MRFDQVLSRADDEVLEQLIGPPVVRLLNLLDPSLARPRRLRGLVTSFRPADELLRDPDARRELLDLLPPDIAETLAAVLGGHSPDAYAFLRNLRIPKGSHKERLIFDFFGVPPTPVDPIEQRPAIGESVCDYALFAHQRVAVRKAQLFLRSSPHRVLLHMPTGAGKTRTAMHLVANELRGREPCLTVWLAYSEELCDQAASEFEAAWKALGDRPIRIYRYWGTRSLSIPDVHDGFMVAGLGKTYATAKRDMDFIVRLADRASLVIIDEAHQAIAESYRLVLEVLVDRNPGSKLLGLTATPGRTWNDPDKDIELANFFHRNKVSLEVPGYPNPVDYLIDEGYLARPSFESLSYGGGPTLTTDDLAKLSESLDVPESVLEKLAEDDQRNLVIIAKVESLLAQHARVLVFAATVAHARLLATVLEARGKDAAAVTAATSANERHRLVTKFRSSTPTPMVLCNYGVLTTGFDAPRTSAAVIARPTKSLVLYSQMVGRATRGPKAGGNARATIITIVDTALPGFGRMSDAFMNWEDVW